The genomic DNA taaaatactgtagaGGATTCTTCaggctgaactttgacctcatttatctaaatgttgcaTGTTGATGGAAACTGTTGGGTTACctgcttgttttcttcttcatgccGTTCTTCGATGTGGATGTGATTTCAGGCCCTGAAGGTCCGACAGGCGGACGTTACCAGGGAGACGGTCCAGAAGAGCGTCTGTGTCCTCAGTCGAGTGGTGAGTCGCCGTCAGCTTCAGGTTCAGCTCAACAAACCGCGACTTCGCATCGAATCAGACTGAACTTAAATCAATCTGTTCAGCAAACCTGATCTGGGGGAATGGACAGAGGAAaacaggggtcagaggtcatacCAGGTTTGGAacagaaaaagataaattaataaGATTAACGGGATTTATTTTTCCGACTTgtctaaattaataaatgagttaaaaactgcatttctaAAACAACAAGTTGGACCAACTAGGAagagttttactttaaagatacatccatccatttaaacatccagctgttcatttaaacatccatccatttaagCATCCAACCGTTCatttaaacatccatccatccatttaaaCATCCAACCTTTCATTTAAACATCCAACTGTTCATTTAaacatacatccatccatttaaaCATCCAACCGTTCATTTAAACATCCAACCTTTCATTTAAACATCTATCCTcctcatccattcattcattcattcattcattcattcatttattccttagttattttttgtggacctttaattaattttttaaaataaaacaaaaaaagcaacaatccTTTGTCAGACTTTTTAGTTTTACCCTGAACCTGTGGGAATTTTATTGCGTTTATTTTAACTCCTTTGCTGTTCAGCAATAAATCTGGTttgaataaagtcattttttttctctctggttATTCACAGTTTAGCGACGGTTTACtggcagctgctgctgatcaGCTGATTACAATCAGTAGATCTCATTAGTCAGCAGGAACCTCAGTGATTTATGGATCTTTGTCCGGGTCGGGGGAAAATCCTCCTCCATGTTTGGGTCATGATGTTTCTGAATCActgctgcctctctctctccagcCTCTCTACGGTTTGCTCCAAGCTAAGCTGCAGCTCATCACACACGCCTACTTTGAGGAGAAAGATTTCTCCCAGATCTCCATCCTGAAGGTGAATTTAAGATACTATATGagattcacttcctgtttcctgttgtaACCACCCCTGGCTTCCTGTTTAGGATCTGTATGAGCACATGAACGGCTCCCTGAGGGGCTCCGCTCTGGAGGGGTCACAGGTTTATCTCGGTACGCAGACTCCGACCTCCAGAAACGCTTCAGATTATCCTGGAAAACTcctcattcatttgttttttttctcctcaggtTTATCACCAAGAGATCTCATCCTGCACTTTCAACACAAGGttgtaacaaaaacattcacaagatgctaaaatctaaactttttctaacatttttcatcattttgcaGGTTCTCATCCTCTTCAAACTCGTTCTGTTGGAGAAGAAGGTGAGAAAAGTAAAATCttattctgttgttttggttCTCCACTTGTGATCAAACAgaactgtctgtctgtctgtctgtctgcaggtcCTATTCTATGTTTCTCCTGTAAACAGGCTGGTTGGAGCGCTGATGACGGTTCTGTCACTTTTTCCGGGTCAGTAACTCCCAGAGGACATCCAAGCCATTTTCACTCCTTCAGTCCAGATAAATAAAACTCGTTTAGAACtattaatgttaaaaaacacaaattattcatATTGGTGAATATCTACTGAAGGAAATTTGTTCTAATGTTTAAAGAGCCATcattttattcctatttataggatgtaaaacagaagaaaacacgTTTTCTTTTATGgaaccttaaaaaacaaaaattatacattttcataaaaatctactttatttttatgaaagagCATCAGTCACAAAAGTCATGGCGTATGCCGCGAGACCTGTGTCAGATGTCTCAGAAGTTGTGGCACCTGCCAGAAAAGCTGCTGCGTCTTTAACAAAAGGTGCAGCATTTGTCGCAAAAGCCAGTTCCCACCGAAGCCGGAAGCTGCTGCTACTAAGCTGTAGCAGTTCCTGGCAGGTGTGGCAGCTGATCCCTCCCACGATGTGAGCTTACTGTCTCTCCGTCGATGTTTCTGCAGGTATGATCGAACACGGCCTGGTGGATTCGTCGCACTACAAACCAAAGAGCAGCGTGTCAGACGACCTGAGTCTGGTAGAGTGCGGCTTGGGAGCCGAGGAGTTCGTCTCCGTGTCCGTCACCGACATCGCCCACGCCAACATGGAGGCCACCCAGCCGGCTGCAGAGTCCCTGTCGTCGGGGAACAGAGCGGAGGGCGAAAGCAACCACCTCAAACCGCCGTCACGCACCTCTCCAGAGTCTTCAGAGAGCGACTGGGAGACGCTGGACCCCAGCGTGTTGGGGGAACCCAAAGAACCTGCAGCTGGCAGCAGCGGGTCGGATATGCTGGACGCCTTCGACTCCAAACCAGGAACTCCGATCACGGTGCAGCCGCTGGGGGTCAGCGGTCAGGGAGGGGTCATCCAGGGTTTGGTGTCGGGTCTGGAGGAGGATCAGTACGGCCTGCCGCTCCCCATCTTCACTAAGGTAAATAAAACCACCTGTCCTGGTTCTAGAGGGACATATTGTGGTTCCGTATGGCAGGAGTATCAAAAACCAGCAAATTTAAGCCAATGGCAGGCCACaaaatttattcaattaaaaattaaaaaataaaatatttttggtttgagATTAAcctgctaaacaaaaaaaagcatttttattcaatgtctttatagatccaaaacataaaagttgGTTCAGACTTCAGCctcattacagaaaaacagataatttccaattttttctattttgttgtccaACTTTCTAGCGTTCTTGACTCGTGATTTGGGGCTGAACAACATAATCCCTCGGGCCACATTTTGATGAGCCCTGGTTTACGGGCTACAAAACATGTCAATTACAGctttttgcataaaattattcatagataatgagatttcagttgGGTCGGTTcatttcagaatgagctgttttttgtcactttaaatccaaataagcccaccaaactcaacgtttacactcacacgtaaaaatggctgcaaacagatgcgcagtTATACAACCGTTTATCTCTGataagcagaagtggagcctcccgcacaaccaacaagaatgcagcgtGTGGTTTCTGGAGGgtaattcaacaacaaaacactttttacggcggtaaaaccagctgaccgaACGGGGTGgggctctgcttgggttgctaggtaaccgaatGCGACTTTTCAGACAcgaaaaaacattaacttgttgcCAAAACACCCTTGGGTGGGTTATAGAAGCAGTTGAGAGCAAAATGgaagttcaaaaacaaacaaaatgggaATTTTTAATAATAGGTTCCTTGCTTTGcggtttattttctttttgcttgtgTCGTTGCCAGGGTTACCTGTGCCTGCCTTATATGGCTCTGCAGCAGCATCACCTCTTGTCGGACGTCACAGTTCGAGGCTTCGTTGCCGGGGCGACCAACATCCTTTTCCGCCAGCAGAGGCACCTCAGTGACGCCATCGTTGAAGTGAATCCTGCTCATTTACGCTGCCTCtgtttaatcagaaaagcaggCGCATTAATCTGAACGTCTTTGCTTCTGCAGGTGGAGGAAGCTCGGATCCAGATCCAGGACCCAGAACTACGAAAGATCCTGAGCCTGACGACAGCTGACCTGCGCTTCGCAGATTACCTGGTGAAACACGTGACGGAGAACAGAGACGACGTGTTCCTGGACGGGACGGGCTGGGAGGGAGGAGACGAGTGGATCAGAGCCCAGTTCACCCTCTACCTGCACTCCTTACTCTCCTCTGCGCTACAGCAAGGTGGGAAATCTGCAGAACATCCTGTGATGTCATGATTTCGTCCCAGCCTGactcctcctctttctgtcaGATAATGAGAGGCTGCTGGCCGATTATGGGGTGCCGTTCATTGGAGCGTGGAAAAACACCCACAACTTCCGGGTTTGGTTCAGTAACAAACATCCCAGCATGACGGCGATCACTCCAGGGTAGGTGGACCCGAATTGCTAACTAAGATGTTATttgtgctaaccctaaagcatGTGCAATAAACactagttctgctaatgctaaagtgctaataACATACATAGTTTCTGCTAATGCTATAGCACTATCggtaaatatttgtttggctAACACTAAAGTTAGCAGAATgaatatttagcagaagctaatactAAAGGAAGTGTTGTGTAAacaatcatttcaaaataagagcatgaatataaacatctaaCTACTTTATCAATATTGAAACTTCAGCACAGAtgctgaattttattaaactaaaagtttaaaactcagcctttatttatccaaacgaaacaaaaaacctcaatggaagctaagtgcgctaacATCAGTGTTAGCAAAAGCACTAAATGAAAAGTTGGATATGCTATTAGCCAATTAGCAGTAGTGTGTCCACTACTAGAGACATTCAAAGAAACTGAACTGGAATcctggaaaacaagaaaaatcttttggtgtttttattagaattattaggaaaaaaacattgacttgctgttatttttaatactagtttgattaaaaattttaaaatgtaaatttttagaatatttagaatattgcttcttgcattaaaatgatttttattagaTTAGATTATTAATCCCTCAGGAACGTTTCTCTGGTAAATTCAGTTCACCTGCAGtagcagcaacaaaaaacaaggaacAACTTTGTAGGAAATCTAGGATACGGGAACTTAAATAAAGTACGTATATCAGATAAATATAGTATTTCTAAAGTTACTCTCAATGTGTTGCGGTAAGGATGAGGCAGGGTGAAGTTAACTGGATGTCGTTCTGTTGCAGCCACCCGTTCCAGGGCCAGTACAGCGTAGGAGACGTGAAACTGCGGCTCTCACAGtgagtttaattttattctccTGCTTTCAGCGTCTGATGTGGCAAATCTTTAAATTAGACGTTTACAAACCCAGCTGTAGATCTGTCTCTAATCTTCAAACATTAACTCAAAACTAGGAatctgctgccctctagtggccaAAAGTAGAAACAATTCACTGATCCCTCACATCAAGAGGAAGTTTTACATCACGGATCATTTTCAGAAGTTTCTCTGTAACTTTTGCTGCTTCTTTTAACATCAGTGACAACTTGAGGTGATATCTTTGGTGGATGAGGCTCTTTATTTCATCTGAGAGGGAAGCACTATcatttttattgacagaaaGCCTTTAGTTTCTGTTAATTCTTGGTCCATCCTGCATGAACTGTACATTTAACATTTCCCCAAAGAGGCTCAGTAATGACGAGATCAGAAGACGGAtgattggattttattttctgtattttctgatAACTTGCTGCATTCACTTTGCGATCGCTTTTGACCAACTTTCTTAGTAGCTAAGATATCTCCAAATTAGGTCTGAAATGATCAATTagattaatttagtaattgattaatcattaactggagcaCACAGACtcaaagtgtttaaaatatatatacagaaatatttctgtaaaaatattccacccagaactcctcatctggcagttttagcttcatctggttcaaattctgtaataaaaaacatttagcacttTTTCCTGTACAATTATTAATCGCTCAatcaaatataataatttttgaTTGTTATCATCTCTATGCTGTATAGATAGGCCTGCAAACAATTTATTATTGCAACATttcagttgttgttttcaatATAGCATAAttaaggcttaagtggttaaacaaaaaatctgcagaatgtaacactttttttatttgactaatcaattaatcgacAGAATAATCCagtactaaaataattgttggctacaacaattattaaacttaaaatgtgTAAAGCATGTCAGtagataaaagcaaaacaaaaccaaaagtcTCCAGTCTCTCCCACCTCCCAGTTTGATTTTCCTTCAACCATTTCTGCCCATTTGGAAATGGAGATCCAACTCTGTGAAGCTCTTTTAGTTTTATGTGATCGTATAAGgagttaaaaacagaataaatcagaAACAGTGAGCCTGACACTGTGAACGCCTGATGAATACTTCATGCAGCCTAATGTCTGTGCAGGTCGAGGGCCGGAGTCATTAATAATGAGCCAGCTTCATTCTGAAAAAACGAGCCGGAGCCTCCGACTCCTTCGGCCCTCGGCTCTGCTTTCATTCCAGGAAGCGTGGCACGCCGCAGGTAGAGTTACCCTCCAAACGAGGAGGAGCAAGTCGGACTCGACTCGCTGACCGCGGCTCTCGCCTTACCTGCAGGTGTTCGGTGTCACAGCGGCTGTGAAATCTCTCGTAAAGCTTCAGTAAACAAACAAGCTGCAGAGGGTCGGCTCGGCTCACAGCGTCCAGTTAAAGcatcaagtaaaataaaaccatgtttaGGTGCATACagtcagaaatacaaaaacacaaaatcttaccaactgtctggtttctagtgcaaacatcttagttcacttgaagtaataaaaagtcctcaaatgtaggagcttgttttaagtcaataattccttaatattgaagaaaaattaCTGATTTCACTTGCAGAATATTTCACCTATTAGTGGAGCTTtagtttaattaatgttttttttatattaagaagttatttacttaaaacaagttaaaattatttacttaaaataaataagtaaatatttacttacATGTATACTTACAATATTACTAACATAttgctaatttattttgtcttatttcaagtgtcctaagatattttcactagaaactatataaaaatacttggtgagactttgtgtttttgcactgtaGTGTGTTTCACTTGAGTTTAATGTGATAGACCAAAGTAGTGGGATCAGTAGATTTtattatctgaaaataaatggtgacacttttcagattttctattttaaaaaaaacaaacacatttccaCTTCCTTCTGCTTTGTGTCGGTCGATCAAAATCCTGATAAAGTAGACCGAAGTTTGATGTTGTTGCATGATTTCATTTATgggaaaaaactaatttaaagtgtgaatacatttgcaagacGTTGCACTGAAACGAAAAAGGGCTGGAGAACACATCCCTGAGGGACGCCACAGCATGGTTTATATGCAATATGGTAATACTCCATGATGTAAAGTgattcatttgttctttttgtatctaaatgaatatttcattCTCTGCTTCCATCAAACATTATTAATTTCCAGTTcctgtttattattttccacACTCGTCCTTTTTCCCTGCCTCAGTAAACGCAGAGTTATTTTCCTGATACCTGGACCTGGATGACAGACAAAGGGGGGTATCGGGGTCGGGGTGATGAATCCCACTGTCAGGAAAGTAAAAAACGCCCGGCTCGTCGCTggatctaaaaaataaaaaataaaaaggaggcAGACAGTGGGAAGCTACGGTTGACTTGATGATGGTGTGGAAGCCCTGGGGGCAAAAACAAAGCTTGTTCCTGGACAAAGAGCAGCTGGTGGCAGAGACGTTTTAGGAGGCGAGTCACGTGACGAGCCAAAGTGCTGCCGGCCAATCGCATCTTTCTTTATTGCAGCACATAGGATGTTTGTCTGGGTCAGCCCAGGAGACAGAAAGTGGACACAGAAGCAACCTATTTTTCTCCAGAAACACACTTTAGGGCTAAAGGTCGGAATTATGACATCATCCTGCAGTAAAGGAGTTGAGGTGCCGCGTTTAGCCGAAGGTTTGGCTGAGGTCAGCTCACATTTTCAAAAGTGAATCTGTTTCAttgatttaattcaaaaagtcaaactgaTGAGACATTATTTCAGTCAGAGTGAAAGGTTAAGCAGAAAATGTCAATGCTGCCTTTTCCGAGTTCaagcatattaatggaaagttgagtggaaggaagaagcGTGTTcctgttcattttaattcacGTACTGttaacaaaagcacaaaattcaATTACTCATAACAATTGTAATAATCAagataaaaaaactttttttttttttagaataagcATTTTAATGGaaggtttagtggaaggaaaaagtatggCAGATGCATTGCACTTGTTAATTTTAATGATGCTTACGGTtaatgaaaagtcaaaattctacttctctgaaaatgagaaaagcaaaaaaaatttttttttgtaaaataagcaTATTAATataaagttgagtggaaggaaaaagtgtgctGGTAGGTTATAGCTAATAAAAGCACACaattctgtttttcagaaaattagaatatttcaCAACACCAATAAAAgcttagtggaaggaaaaagtgtgtttGATGTATTTGCTTTGGTTCATTTtaattatggcttacagctaatgacAGCAGAAGATTTTGTTATTCAGAAACTCTGAATATTCCACAAAACCAtaaattcttttatttactAATGTAAAGTTAAGCGGAAGGAAAAAGTACGCGCTGTTCCAAATCTTCAACAGAATAAAGCAGTattcagtagctgcatttctgtCTAGTTTGGTTGggaaacatgtaaacatttcGTCATCCTGAAGACgacaaagttttttgttttctaatttctgcttctgtgtttttctttctgcagttcGGTGCAGAACAGCGAGCGAGGGAAAAAAATCGGAAACGCCATGATGACGACCAGCCGCAGCGTCGTCCAAACCGGGAAGGCAGTGGGTAGGAAAACCTCCAAACGTCCCACAAGAAGCTCCATTGAAAGAAAAGCGTTTCTGatggaattattattttttatcaggtCAGTCGGTGGGCGGAGCCTTAACGAGCGCCAAGTCTGCGATGTCGTCCTGGTTCTCCACGCTGGCTCAGCCttcacctttgaccccatcctcAGGTCCAGAACCGGCCTCCGAGGTGAAGCCATGACAGTTAGCATCCAAACGTCCCGCAGCGACTCTTTCCGTCTCCTAGCAACGACAGCGGACAAGGCCGCCATAGATAGAAAAAACGAGTAAATCTCCGccaaatttttcagaaattttgagattaatctcagaaattctgTAGAAAGAGAAGTGACTTTCAATGGTCAGAAATTTActagaaataaatgtgaaatttttagATTGATATCAGAAATATCTagtaaaaagtttgaaaagtttaagcttttttagaaaacttaaaatttgaaattaatttctgaaaagttctagaaaaaaacaagaatatttctgagctccaaaagcaaaaggaaattgctggggggaaaaaatcacaaattttgagattaatctcagaatttttctgGAAAGAActtgaaaatgtctttgtttaaaaagtcaaaaatcttttagaaaaaaaattcacaactttcagaaattttctagaaaaatttatgggtttgaaaagaaaagcatttcctagagaaaactcaaattttgagattaatttcagaaatgtcctagaaaaaacttggaagtttgagtttaaaaagtagaaaatttccaagaaaaatatgacattttgatACTAATcccagaaatgttcaaaaacaaggaaattgttttcctttctactatcttttcctaaaaaaaacccaggatatttctttgtttataaagtcaaaaatcttctaaaaaaaTTGACATTAGTTTCACAAATTTCCTAGAGAAACGTTTCAAATTTCTGgctttcaaaagaaaaacattttcaagaaaaaattaaaattttgagattagtcttgaaaatttctgagcttcaaaagtaaaaaaattgcTAGGAAAGATCCAATTTTTAGCTACTTCTGAGAAATTCTGTAGAAAAAGAATTacatttctgcatttcaaaagttaaaaatgttctagaaaaaatttacattttcacattattagaaattttggggggaaaaacttTGATATTTATGAGTTTGGAAAATCTAAAATTTCCAAgagaaaatcacaatttttagattaatcacaaaggtttcttgaaaatttcaaaagtaaaaaatgtttaacttttggagctcaggaAATTAAtcgttttttctagaaattttctgagattaatcaaaagaatttcagggtttttttgggtgaaaattcactccttttttcttcctgcaaTGGCCCTGATGCGCCGTCTGTGAAGACTTGGCATCAGTGGACGGATTACGGATGTGAGCATAAAAACAATCACTTTTCCTCAAATTCGAATGGGAATCTAAAGGATAAACCTGGATTCTGGGCTTCCTGCAGCCCAGGCGTCACTTGGATGCGCCTGCAGGCGGTAAATTTACTCTGCAGCCCAAAATCACTGTGAGGTGGAACCTGCTTTCATAAAAACCTGATCATCTAAGAGGCTTTTTGGAGTTTAACAGTCTCAGTGCTGCAGTCCGTGTTGCTGTGTTCACTCTTCGTACTTCACAGTTTGTCAACATTTTGCtggaaaagttatttaaaatgccttGGTCTTGGGATTTTACTCAGTAGCTTGAGCAACTCTTACAAAATTGGAAAAATTcaatttgaaatttatttttgtttcatcaatGACTTTGTTGTGACACTGTGGTTGttttaattatgtgaaatttaaTCAACTTTCAGTCATTGAAGTGCAACAGAAACTTGTGTGTTTAcaataaattgattatttttactgaattggaagaaaaaggacaaaaattcAGGTTTATCAATGGTATGTCAGTAAATtcgaaaaataaaatgcttatttgaACACTAAGatcagggtttattttttttgtttgatcgTTTGTATATCATAATTAACGAAGGGATTAAACTATTTTTAGCTGATATGGTGTGTTTAGATTTATACATAAATGCACATATTTACAAAAGAATTACCTCAATTTACTCCGAAACCAGTTCTAATCAGAACTTAACTGATAAATTCAATGATGTTGATGTTCCTAAAATCATTAGGTCGTAGATTTTGTTAGCATTAGATGCTAGCTAAACTGCTAACTGCTTtagtattttattatatattttttatgtaatagatTCTCATTATAAACTTCTTAAAAGGGTCTTTTTTTGCTAACTTGCGGTAAATTTCTACCAAATTtcagctctttattttttaaactttgaaatcaattatgaaaaaaattgcacatcaaatacatttataagtgtatttgtttcattaataaaattattagcTACACATTTGTTTGTAGGTAGTAAAAGCTGGCAGCAGAGCTAACAGTTTTGGTAGGATAAGTAGCTTTATAGATTCTAACTGAACAAACATttgattcaaaacaaaaattatctcaaagtataaaaaatatgcaaaaatgtaaaagttgatACTTTTTAGCAATTTAAGCTAATTCAGTTAGTATTAGTCTGCcagctaaaatgctaaatgtcTTAGCTACcttaacaaaacatttgaaacatgtGGTAAGTAACTTTCAAACTTTCCACATAATTAGAGCctaaaaactttaattacaGTCAGTCTAACTCAGAAACTGGTCCTACAGCCAGAggatcttattttattttattttaaacacaaagtttgtGTTGATGACGATTTGTTTGGCTTTTGGTAGACTTTATACACACTACACTGTTACCAGCACTACTAATAAGGAAGTGGTTGAAAATAGCTACCATTTATGTTTTAGGGAAGCCTTATGATAAATttgctaattattattttgtagatttttatattttctgtttttttgttgttattttttaccTACAAttcctttatatatatatattttgccaGACTCTTGTATTTAAAGttgcatttatgtatttttgaaactaaaatattttgcagtttACAAAGTTTAACCAGTCAGCAGGTCAATAATTTAAACCATATTAAcactcaataaaacaaaaacatagttTAAAACCATGCTAAAATTAAACCTCAGCATTTTTTGAGTGTTTCTTGGCATCACAAGCGGATTAAAgggattatttttataaattaagcTGCGTTAATAAGTTAAATAGACTTATTTACAGTGAACATTGATGCTGAAACAACCGCAGTGCTGCTACAGAAATCATTGAGAACAAAACATCCTCTGTTGGTAACATTTCCCAGacctttttctacttttaaatgaATATACATTTGGAGAACTATATTTACTAAGACCTAAAATAGCCTGAAGACTTATTTATTGATGTGTAGCGTGTTATATCAAAAAGAAATATATCCATTTTGTGTCATTATAACACTGGAACAAGTGGACCACtgtgtttatttgcacaaaGCAGCCATTATTCTGTCTGTGGATCTTTACCTTGTAACTGTAGGTTTTGAGGTGCGTTCAGGATCGTTTCCCTCCATGCTGCAAACTGTCGTCCAGTGAGCATGATCGACCAGTACGTTGTTTTTCCACAtagttgtttgattttaaatgttttcgattatttgtgctgtttttctttttttaatctgatatcttttcattttgtatttaaactgAATGAATGTATTgtaagctgaaatatttttctggaaGAGAAGGAAGTGACGAACCATGttgctgtattaaaaataaataaaagttgcatttttatttccctgGCCTTTTGGTCTTAAATATTAGTCAATAACCTGGTTCATATAGTTAACTAAACccaacaaaataattaaaacttaaattgagaaaacatgattaaaatctgtaattaatGGGAAAAAACTATAATTAACTGGAACTGCAAGGTgagtttataaaactaaaacatactgaaattctAGATTTaatatcctttgtttttgtgtttataaatctattttttagcCTTTTGAACTGATCtcgttttattttgttttcacacacaaGCAGTTTGTCAGCTATCAGCAAATTACAGCACTATATAATCCTGCTGGCagatattttttagaaaattatttttattaattaaattatttttttaatttattttttaaattaatctatttgtagattcatttttt from Xiphophorus couchianus chromosome 21, X_couchianus-1.0, whole genome shotgun sequence includes the following:
- the avl9 gene encoding late secretory pathway protein AVL9 homolog, which encodes MESQGRDEMKGPVLHIVVVGFHHKKGCQVEFSYPPLMPNEGHDSSLLPEEWKYLPFLALPDGAHNYQEDTVYFHLPPLSGDMKCVYGVSCYRQIEAKALKVRQADVTRETVQKSVCVLSRVPLYGLLQAKLQLITHAYFEEKDFSQISILKDLYEHMNGSLRGSALEGSQVYLGLSPRDLILHFQHKVLILFKLVLLEKKVLFYVSPVNRLVGALMTVLSLFPGMIEHGLVDSSHYKPKSSVSDDLSLVECGLGAEEFVSVSVTDIAHANMEATQPAAESLSSGNRAEGESNHLKPPSRTSPESSESDWETLDPSVLGEPKEPAAGSSGSDMLDAFDSKPGTPITVQPLGVSGQGGVIQGLVSGLEEDQYGLPLPIFTKGYLCLPYMALQQHHLLSDVTVRGFVAGATNILFRQQRHLSDAIVEVEEARIQIQDPELRKILSLTTADLRFADYLVKHVTENRDDVFLDGTGWEGGDEWIRAQFTLYLHSLLSSALQQDNERLLADYGVPFIGAWKNTHNFRVWFSNKHPSMTAITPGHPFQGQYSVGDVKLRLSHSVQNSERGKKIGNAMMTTSRSVVQTGKAVGQSVGGALTSAKSAMSSWFSTLAQPSPLTPSSGPEPASEVKP